One Erpetoichthys calabaricus chromosome 9, fErpCal1.3, whole genome shotgun sequence genomic region harbors:
- the LOC114656866 gene encoding CD48 antigen isoform X3: protein MPCGACPLSSTALGLRVLLVYVLGTAHKPSVGLAQNHSSRTSQCKDDMTDLHQGYAGPTGWVICADLYQNVRLSVQQSVGQNSVNIEWKNIQNQVVITKMFLNHNASYFGKYQGRVSCDAQCNSLCLQNFTQADEGNYERTETPKDGTQHKWTVHLFMLRSPVGLNISVPSKNSSDAELTLHCQAQEGTCLSYWWLKDGKPLPLDGRHQLSRWNQTLKIVNVTGEDCVNYTCEGANRLGLVAAWRVLSDKNSSACAKATFSATRTLAISVGIICLLGFCLIIYCAHRHRQGSHLQLDQRTTKGRKYVHGGSRHRFGPPMPQYASHTRGRGRPI, encoded by the exons ATGCCCTGCGGAGCGTGTCCACTGTCCTCCACGGCTCTGGGACTTCGGGTGCTCCTCGTCTACGTACTTGGCACAG CACATAAGCCGTCAGTGGGTTTAGCGCAAAACCACAGCAGCAGAACCTCGCAGTGTAAAGACGACATGACAGACTTGCACCAAG GTTACGCTGGACCAACAGGATGGGTCATCTGTGCTGACCTTTACCAGAATGTGCGGCTCTCTGTCCAGCAGTCAGTGGGCCAAAACAGTGTGAACATCGAGTGGAAGAACATCCAGAATCAAGTGGTAATCACAAAGATGTTTCTGAATCACAATGCTTCATATTTTGGGAAGTACCAAGGGAGAGTGAGCTGTGATGCCCAGTGCAACAGTCTCTGTTTACAAAACTTCACGCAAGCAGATGAAGGCAACTATGAGAGGACAGAAACACCCAAAGATGGGACTCAACACAAGTGGACAGTCCATCTCTTCATGCTGC GGTCTCCCGTAGGACTAAATATTTCTGTTCCATCCAAGAACAGCTCTGATGCCGAGCTGACGCTACACTGCCAGGCCCAGGAGGGAACGTGCCTCTCCTATTGGTGGCTGAAAGACGGCAAGCCCCTCCCCCTGGACGGCCGCCACCAGCTGTCCCGGTGGAACCAGACTCTGAAGATTGTGAACGTCACTGGAGAGGACTGTGTGAATTACACTTGTGAAGGTGCAAACCGCCTTGGCTTAGTAGCAGCCTGGCGAGTACTTTCAG ATAAGAACTCCAGCGCTTGTGCCAAAGCAACCTTCTCAGCCACCCGTACGCTGGCAATATCAGTGGGGATCATCTGCCTTCTGGGCTTCTGCCTTATCATCTACTGCGCCCATCGCCACCGTCAGG GTAGCCATCTACAGTTGGATCAGAG gacaacaaaaggaagaaaatacgTACATGGAGGTAGTCGACACAG ATTTGGACCCCCGATGCCCCAATACGCATCACACACCAG GGGAAGGGGAAGACCCATATAA
- the LOC114656866 gene encoding junctional adhesion molecule 3B isoform X1, with protein sequence MPCGACPLSSTALGLRVLLVYVLGTAHKPSVGLAQNHSSRTSQCKDDMTDLHQGYAGPTGWVICADLYQNVRLSVQQSVGQNSVNIEWKNIQNQVVITKMFLNHNASYFGKYQGRVSCDAQCNSLCLQNFTQADEGNYERTETPKDGTQHKWTVHLFMLRSPVGLNISVPSKNSSDAELTLHCQAQEGTCLSYWWLKDGKPLPLDGRHQLSRWNQTLKIVNVTGEDCVNYTCEGANRLGLVAAWRVLSDKNSSACAKATFSATRTLAISVGIICLLGFCLIIYCAHRHRQAIYSWIRGQQKEENTYMEVVDTDLDPRCPNTHHTPGEGEDPYNGQELDQTSRASVMVQYVYADILPPRENGCIHRINGDLNDSVYSTIISESSLRTIRDNTWQQSSREAL encoded by the exons ATGCCCTGCGGAGCGTGTCCACTGTCCTCCACGGCTCTGGGACTTCGGGTGCTCCTCGTCTACGTACTTGGCACAG CACATAAGCCGTCAGTGGGTTTAGCGCAAAACCACAGCAGCAGAACCTCGCAGTGTAAAGACGACATGACAGACTTGCACCAAG GTTACGCTGGACCAACAGGATGGGTCATCTGTGCTGACCTTTACCAGAATGTGCGGCTCTCTGTCCAGCAGTCAGTGGGCCAAAACAGTGTGAACATCGAGTGGAAGAACATCCAGAATCAAGTGGTAATCACAAAGATGTTTCTGAATCACAATGCTTCATATTTTGGGAAGTACCAAGGGAGAGTGAGCTGTGATGCCCAGTGCAACAGTCTCTGTTTACAAAACTTCACGCAAGCAGATGAAGGCAACTATGAGAGGACAGAAACACCCAAAGATGGGACTCAACACAAGTGGACAGTCCATCTCTTCATGCTGC GGTCTCCCGTAGGACTAAATATTTCTGTTCCATCCAAGAACAGCTCTGATGCCGAGCTGACGCTACACTGCCAGGCCCAGGAGGGAACGTGCCTCTCCTATTGGTGGCTGAAAGACGGCAAGCCCCTCCCCCTGGACGGCCGCCACCAGCTGTCCCGGTGGAACCAGACTCTGAAGATTGTGAACGTCACTGGAGAGGACTGTGTGAATTACACTTGTGAAGGTGCAAACCGCCTTGGCTTAGTAGCAGCCTGGCGAGTACTTTCAG ATAAGAACTCCAGCGCTTGTGCCAAAGCAACCTTCTCAGCCACCCGTACGCTGGCAATATCAGTGGGGATCATCTGCCTTCTGGGCTTCTGCCTTATCATCTACTGCGCCCATCGCCACCGTCAGG CCATCTACAGTTGGATCAGAG gacaacaaaaggaagaaaatacgTACATGGAGGTAGTCGACACAG ATTTGGACCCCCGATGCCCCAATACGCATCACACACCAG GGGAAGGGGAAGACCCATATAACGGACAGGAACTTGATCAg ACCTCAAGAGCTTCTGTGATGGTCCAATATGTCTACGCAGATATTCTTCCTCCAAGGGAGAATGGATGCATTCACAGGATCAACGGGGACCTCAATGACTCCGTTTACTCTACCATCATATCCGAGAGTTCGCTCCGCACCATAAGGGACAACACTTGGCAGCAGAGCTCCAGAGAAGCCCTTTAG
- the LOC114656866 gene encoding junctional adhesion molecule 3B isoform X2, producing MPCGACPLSSTALGLRVLLVYVLGTGYAGPTGWVICADLYQNVRLSVQQSVGQNSVNIEWKNIQNQVVITKMFLNHNASYFGKYQGRVSCDAQCNSLCLQNFTQADEGNYERTETPKDGTQHKWTVHLFMLRSPVGLNISVPSKNSSDAELTLHCQAQEGTCLSYWWLKDGKPLPLDGRHQLSRWNQTLKIVNVTGEDCVNYTCEGANRLGLVAAWRVLSDKNSSACAKATFSATRTLAISVGIICLLGFCLIIYCAHRHRQAIYSWIRGQQKEENTYMEVVDTDLDPRCPNTHHTPGEGEDPYNGQELDQTSRASVMVQYVYADILPPRENGCIHRINGDLNDSVYSTIISESSLRTIRDNTWQQSSREAL from the exons ATGCCCTGCGGAGCGTGTCCACTGTCCTCCACGGCTCTGGGACTTCGGGTGCTCCTCGTCTACGTACTTGGCACAG GTTACGCTGGACCAACAGGATGGGTCATCTGTGCTGACCTTTACCAGAATGTGCGGCTCTCTGTCCAGCAGTCAGTGGGCCAAAACAGTGTGAACATCGAGTGGAAGAACATCCAGAATCAAGTGGTAATCACAAAGATGTTTCTGAATCACAATGCTTCATATTTTGGGAAGTACCAAGGGAGAGTGAGCTGTGATGCCCAGTGCAACAGTCTCTGTTTACAAAACTTCACGCAAGCAGATGAAGGCAACTATGAGAGGACAGAAACACCCAAAGATGGGACTCAACACAAGTGGACAGTCCATCTCTTCATGCTGC GGTCTCCCGTAGGACTAAATATTTCTGTTCCATCCAAGAACAGCTCTGATGCCGAGCTGACGCTACACTGCCAGGCCCAGGAGGGAACGTGCCTCTCCTATTGGTGGCTGAAAGACGGCAAGCCCCTCCCCCTGGACGGCCGCCACCAGCTGTCCCGGTGGAACCAGACTCTGAAGATTGTGAACGTCACTGGAGAGGACTGTGTGAATTACACTTGTGAAGGTGCAAACCGCCTTGGCTTAGTAGCAGCCTGGCGAGTACTTTCAG ATAAGAACTCCAGCGCTTGTGCCAAAGCAACCTTCTCAGCCACCCGTACGCTGGCAATATCAGTGGGGATCATCTGCCTTCTGGGCTTCTGCCTTATCATCTACTGCGCCCATCGCCACCGTCAGG CCATCTACAGTTGGATCAGAG gacaacaaaaggaagaaaatacgTACATGGAGGTAGTCGACACAG ATTTGGACCCCCGATGCCCCAATACGCATCACACACCAG GGGAAGGGGAAGACCCATATAACGGACAGGAACTTGATCAg ACCTCAAGAGCTTCTGTGATGGTCCAATATGTCTACGCAGATATTCTTCCTCCAAGGGAGAATGGATGCATTCACAGGATCAACGGGGACCTCAATGACTCCGTTTACTCTACCATCATATCCGAGAGTTCGCTCCGCACCATAAGGGACAACACTTGGCAGCAGAGCTCCAGAGAAGCCCTTTAG
- the LOC114656864 gene encoding hepatocyte cell adhesion molecule-like, producing MVDRHRRGATPGRRGILLVALLGVLVARQVTVEGIKRFGTLGRSVVLPVSLTLHSERLSIQWSFRKNDSKIRMVQHELHKQHVVSEPYRQRLSYMPNGSINLMNLRYSDEGVYEVSVTRIHGQVEMERISLHIIAPIPRTQIKVSTYVSQTGLSLFCQTEERTELSYWWLKDNKSLPRDGRHILSQENSSLEIKNMTVGDCVSYTCVTANQLDHQETRHTLTAGDSPVCPTWFYNYLLSGLAGLLCLGGLCVIICYIRKHQEEALQFIRELCVERHRWMPNGRGQDRGDSSVYEILELRPLDEPSRAQETIPSQLSQERLLSYVDFIQPPKRNAILPDAGGANAVTERLASQDVTHIYENQAVYAQEPNEPAANQELPAKGLRDAANQNTVRDNVVANQNPLKVHNWKKVSRQDLHHEYINDDLSNQPSSSEPAPNENPASSLSAARDSSYQRINDLYYNGH from the exons ATGGTGGACAGGCACCGCCGGGGCGCGACCCCCGGCAGACGGGGGATTCTTCTAGTCGCGCTTCTGG GTGTGCTGGTGGCCAGACAGGTCACTGTGGAGGGCATCAAGCGTTTTGGGACTCTCGGCCGCTCCGTTGTCCTGCCAGTCTCGCTAACACTTCACTCAGAGCGGCTGTCAATCCAGTGGTCCTTTAGGAAGAATGACTCCAAGATAAGGATGGTCCAACATGAGCTACACAAGCAGCACGTGGTGTCCGAGCCGTACCGCCAGCGCCTCAGTTACATGCCCAATGGTTCCATTAACTTGATGAACCTGAGATATTCAGATGAAGGAGTTTATGAAGTTTCAGTGACCAGAATCCATGGGCAGGTGGAGATGGAACGCATTTCCCTTCATATAATTG CACCCATTCCTCGGACTCAAATCAAAGTGTCTACATATGTCTCCCAGACCGGCTTGTCTCTGTTTTGCCAGACCGAGGAGAGGACTGAACTGTCCTATTGGTGGTTGAAGGACAACAAGTCCCTACCTCGGGATGGCAGACACATCTTGTCTCAAGAAAACTCATCTCTCGAGATCAAGAACATGACTGTGGGGGACTGCGTCTCCTACACCTGTGTGACCGCCAACCAACTGGACCACCAGGAGACCCGGCATACACTGACAG CTGGAGATTCCCCAGTGTGCCCCACGTGGTTCTACAACTACCTCCTAAGTGGATTGGCTGGACTGCTCTGCCTCGGGGGTCTGTGTGTCATAATCTGCTACATCAGGAAACATCAGGAGG AAGCCCTGCAGTTCATCAGAG AGCTTTGTGTGGAAAGACATAGATGGATGCCAAATGGAAGAG GACAGGACAGGGGAGATTCTTCTGTGTATGAAATTCTGG AGCTTCGTCCACTTGATGAACCTTCAAGAGCTCAG gaGACCATTCCATCCCAACTTTCTCAGGAGCGCCTCTTGTCCTACGTGGATTTTATTCAACCCCCAAAGAGGAATGCCATATTGCCTGATGCCGGCGGTGCCAATGCTGTCACTGAAAGACTTGCCTCTCAAGATGTCACCCACATTTATGAGAATCAGGCTGTTTATGCACAGGAGCCTAATGAGCCAGCAGCCAATCAGGAGCTTCCTGCTAAAGGACTCAGAGATGCAGCCAATCAGAATACTGTAAGGGACAATGTTGTAGCCAATCAGAACCCTCTTAAAGTCCACAACTGGAAAAAAGTATCCCGTCAGGATCTCCATCATGAATACATTAATGATGATCTCTCTAATCAGCCTTCATCAAGTGAGCCAGCACCCAATGAGAACCCTGCAAGTAGCCTCAGTGCAGCCAGGGACAGCTCGTACCAAAGGATCAATGACTTGTATTACAATGGTCATTAA